TACTTTTGTAAGGTGCAATaaatgagtacacacacacaaaacattgaTGACCATTTAGGCTTTAAAAATAAACATATCAACAAATAAATGACAATGTCTTATATAATTACTTTAAATTATTATTTGTATGATAAGTAGTATACAATATGTCGATGATTGTGCAAATGTTCCATAATTTTCGCCCTCGTTATTAATTTACAAAGTATACAGGGCTGGATTTTTATTCTGAAGGATTCCAAATATACGTGACCCAGAAGTACTTACTTATTCTTGCCTGTTtcacagcggtgtgtgtgtgtgtgtgtgtgtgtagtatagtaccgGTGCAAACCACCAGAGAAGCCAAGCAGCGTTCATTTGTAGTAGGATATAACGTTACCGTCGTGACCAACATACAACATTAATGCACTGTAACATTCACGAAAAGTGACCTTTATGTAGGTAGCTAGTTATAAGAGACTCGATAACCGTAGTCAACCTGGCAGagctgtcactgtctctctgttgtaTCGGGTATGATATCCGTTGGCTAGCTGTCAAGCTAGCAGTCTCCAGACCATCCTTATACAATTAGCTAGTTTAGTGTTTATCTCGAAATAAGAATGAGTATTAAATTGACAACTCAGGCTTATTGCAAGATGCTTTTGCATGCTGCTAAATATCCTCATTGCGCCGTGAACGGATTACTGGTTGCTGAGAAACAGAAGGAGAAGAAAAAAGACAGCCACTCCACTCCAATCCTCTGTGTGGATTGTATACCACTATTCCACGGCACACTTGCATTGGCACCTATGCTGGAAGTGGCACTTACATTGGTGAGTGAATTGATCGTCTTTATCTTCTATTCACATCATGTTTAAAAAATGTTCATGTTACTCCATTGCATGTTCACCACAGCAAGTTACTGGGCCTGTTGAAGTAGAAGTGCATTTAACAGCTGTCAATCCTGCTGACACGTCAAGCTAAACGCAACATCATAGTGAAGGAAGTGTCTGATGAACTTCTCCATTGGTGGAGTTTATCAGAAACTTCCTTCACAGTGGTGTTGAGTTTAGTCAAACAAGCTAATCATTTTTTTCTTTCCCCACATCCAGATTGACACGTGGTGTAAAGAGAACAAATATGTCATAGCTGGGTATTACCAAGCCAACGAGCGCACAAAGGACTTCAGGTAACAAGATTTTGATACAGGATCCCTTTCGTGCTCTGTGGAGAGTTGTGTTGATATGGTACACAATGTACTCTGTCTTCTTTTGACTCCCACAGACCTAACCAGTTTGCTGAAAAAGTTGGGGCCAGGATTGCAGAGAACTTCAGCGATGCAGCAATGATTATGGTAAATCCTCTATTAGCCATCCAGTATCAGAACTGCCACATTACTGAATTCACACAAGATCTACACTGACCACTGTATCTCTAATAATGTTGTGTTCCTCAGGTGGACAGCACCAGATTCACCATGGGCTGCTATGAGCCCATATTAGCCATTTATGACCACCATGAAAACAAGTGGAAATGCAGGGACTGTAATGCGTAAGTGTTCCTGAGCTTTCCTAATATGTAATGTGGGCTAGATATATCAAAGCTACCGAACAGCCATTTATCCAAAAAGATTTGGACATACAGACATTTGACAGTCTTAACAGCTATACCATATACACAGGCTGTCGACCTCTCAGAGATTCTATAAAATCACTGATTGGATCAAAAATGAGTTCTAATGTGTAATTATATGGTCAGCCTTGCATACCGCATTGCAACACTGCAGCAGTTTTAGACTTGTGGAAGCATCATTTCTTGATGGGTGTCTTATTCCTGTCCAAAGAAAAAGATTTGGAACTACATGGTGTACACTATGTCAATATCTGTTAGTGAAATAGAACCTAGTGTGGTAgatatttattttactttttatttttttatttttttttattatctatcctgatgcctagtcactttaccctgccttcatgtacatatctacctcaaatacctcatacctctgcacattgatctggtactggtaccctgtatattgctccattcttgtgtattttaaaTGATTCCTCgtgttactattttatttttaaactttgcattgttgggaagggctcgtaagcgAGCATTTCACGGTGAAGTCTACACCAGTTATATTTGGCACTTGTGACAAATGCGATTTGATTTGTGATTCTTGAAGGTGGAGCTGAGGTTCTGGagtgttggtttgtgtgtgttccAGAGACTGCTTTGAGGACTGGTGTGAGGCTCAGAAGATCACGTCGGCTCTGCTGGAAGGAAGGTCCTACGAGAGCCTGATCGACTTCGACAATCACCTAGACGACCTCAGGAATGACTGGACCAACCCTGAGATCAACAAGTCTGTGCTGCACCTGTGCTAAGCCTCCCAGTGGAGTGACTGCACTGCACTAGACAAAGGCATTGCGGCCAAAACAGCGTTGGACGTGCTAATACTACTGTAGCGCAGGAATGCTAAGTCTTTGTTCCTAGTGAATTGCTCTCACAGGGAAGAGAGCTTTCGGAGCACTGGCCAGTCTATTTTTATGGGCAAGCAGGACACAGGTACCATTGGGATCTTTGATCCCGTAGTAGGGAGGATCAAGACCTTGGTGTCATTCAATGCAACGTGTTAATTTTCTTTCTCATGGTTTTTGTATGCTAATAATTAATGAAGATGTATGTGTAATTCTGAATGGTAGGGAAACATGAATATCATTTATTTTGACTTATTGAATACTTTAGGTTCTTCAGAAATAGTGTTACAGAGATGATAGACATAAATTATTGTTCTGAGATGTGACTTATTGAAATATTACAGAATTGTAATCAACGAGATATGTTGTTTTATTTCACTACCTATTAAGTCTTAATGTTTATATTCTCAGAGAACTGTTTTCCTCCTGTTTTTCTTATAAGAGATAGCTTAGTATTTATTTGTTAAAAGATGATCTGATTCTTTACTTTAATTGCTGAAATAAATTATGTTATTGGATAGGTAATAAACTGTAAGTCACTCGGGATAAAAGAATATCCATGTTATTATTATTGATTCATTAATTATATATTTCAGGTTGGATTAAGATAAGTCTAAATAAAATAATTTGAGGTTTTGATATATTAAACctttttgtaaaaaaaattgtTTCAACAGAATGTACAAATAAAATGTAACTTTTCAGATA
The Oncorhynchus nerka isolate Pitt River linkage group LG28, Oner_Uvic_2.0, whole genome shotgun sequence genome window above contains:
- the LOC115112823 gene encoding ER membrane protein complex subunit 8-like, whose product is MSIKLTTQAYCKMLLHAAKYPHCAVNGLLVAEKQKEKKKDSHSTPILCVDCIPLFHGTLALAPMLEVALTLIDTWCKENKYVIAGYYQANERTKDFRPNQFAEKVGARIAENFSDAAMIMVDSTRFTMGCYEPILAIYDHHENKWKCRDCNADCFEDWCEAQKITSALLEGRSYESLIDFDNHLDDLRNDWTNPEINKSVLHLC